The DNA window TGTGACTCTCCCCCGGGAACATAAAGAGCGGATCGATGTTGAGCAGCAATGCCTGGCAAGGGATGTTGTTAACATCATAGCTTGTGAGGGGGCTGAGAGAGTGGAACGACATGAACTCTTGGGGAAGTGGAGGTCAAGGTTCAGAATGGCAGGGTTCACTCCTTATCCTCTAAGCTCCTTGGTTAATGCCACCATAAAAACACTACTTGAGAACTACTGCGATAGATATAGGCTTGAAGAGAGAGATGGGGCTCTGTACCTTGGTTGGATGAATAGGGATTTGGTTGCTTCCTGCGCATGGAAGTGATTTACATTTTTGTCCTTTTACTCTCTTTACTATTGTCCTCACACATTTGAGAACAGGGGACTTGAGCTGAGGGCCTCTTAGTACCCTGTTCTTGTACCATTGATCAAGGCCTCTGGCATGCATGGAAGTGACAATGATGCTTTTATTGTTAGTGTTAATTTTAGGAGACTGGGCACTACCTTTGGTACATAGTCCTCTTTCTCTTAGCTGCCAAGAGCTTATAAGCGGGGTTTCTTTTTAACCATGTACTTCTTATAAATTACAGGTTATCCACCTTTGCAGTCATCTCATTCCATTGTTTTCTTTGGTTCGCAAGCTGTCATGGAGGTCCTACCGACAATGTAGAAAGAAGATTAGCAGCCATAAAACCACAAATATGTTATTAACCAATAAAGGTAAAAAATAACTGCAAGGATGCCCTCGATAAAAATTACAAGTAACAAACTATTTTATATCAAACCATACTGTCAGATAAAATTACTGCACCTTTAATCTCGCATTATTTAACAGGTTAAATTGTTTTACACATATGGTTTGCCAATATGGATACAAAAGTGCAGCCTCAACTCCAATACCCCAAATAGATCCATTTGAATACACTGCCATTTGCGACCATGATTATAATTTATAACTATCAGCCCCAGCTCAGCTTTGAACGGGTTCTGCGCTAGGCATTCGTTGCTCATTGAAAGTACACTCGGAACGTGGAGTGATATGGACCATCTTATCAATGCAAACAGTATCTTTTTTCCGATTTCATTTCTAATTTGCTACTCAGTTGCTCTTTTGATGTATTCTGAGAATTTGATTTACTATGAACAATTGTACCACAGTCAACCGCATCGCTTTCTTCACTAGGATCCAACTTCCCAATCTGTTGCTCATCTGATCCACTTCAAGGACCTGATATAGGTGCATCTATCAGACTGACGCAAACAGTACCGCTAAAATCTGACTTGGTTCTCAACTCTCCATTCAATTGCTCACTTGATTTATTCTCAGCTACAGAACCAGAATAAACAACCATGTCGAGGCAGACGGTCTCACTTTCTTCTACCTTGGTCCTTGATTCATCACTATGAGCTGCTGAATGAACAGTTACTCCCGTTGTATTGTGGGTAACACTCCTGGTTGGAGGCAAATCATGATCATGTTGTCCCTCATAAGTAGTTATAACCAATTTTGCATCATGCGAGGCCCTCTCAACATGTTTCTTGACAGGGCACCCAGGACTTGAGCACCTGTAATAGCTCCTACATCACAAGTGAGAAGAGTGTTAAGTAAAATGCATTCACTCTCCGGTTATTATAAGAAGATATCTGCAGCTGGGAAAACAGTGTAATCATCAGCATAGCTAATGAGCTGAGATAAAATGTGCGTAAAAGACCTTAATACATACCTTGGATTTGGATTGCCTTTAACTAACTTTTGCCCATATTTGCGCCAGCGGTACCCATCATTTACAATATCAACCTCACTGAAAGTCTTGATAACCATACGTGAGTCATTGGTTGGCTTTTCCACTGGAGATGCATCAGCATTGCTATTTTCTTTCTTCCTATTTATATTTGATGACTGTTAAACAAAGATTGAGAGATAAACTAACACACTAGAGAAAGAAACTAAGGTACCTTCGTTTTGAGACGAGATGATCATCATCACTGTCGGCAACATTCTGTATCCTATTTGATTTTGAAGCTGCACCCTTAACATCTTCACTGACAGCACTAGATAAAGGTTGAGAACCACTTCTTGGCTCAATTTGGTGAGGCATTTGCGAATGCAATGACTTGTCTTCAAATATGAGGCCAGTTACAAAACAAGATTTTACACTTCATTCGATTAGACTAGATGCAACTGATTAAGATGTTTACTTACCTTTGACAACAATTTGCAATGACTTATCTGGTCGCTCTTCAACAACAGACACAGCAAAACCAACAGCTAGTGGAAGGTTCAGTGGCTTTGGATGATCATGCTGACCAACATAAACAGTGTCAATCATTTTCCCATCGTGTGAACGTTCTAGTTGCTTTTTCGCTCGGCAGTTTGGATGTGTGCATTTGTAATAACTTCGAACAAATTCATTTCCTTTAACAAGTTTCTGCCCATATTTACGCCAGTTATATCCATCCTGCGATGCTCTCTCACGTGCTACAGGACTGCTTCCTTCCATACCAGGCAACAGAGAGGGAGTCTGCTTGGTTATCACAGAGGAAGCATTTCCTAATTTCTCCGACTGTGAAAGTGGGTCTTTCTCTGATTTAATCAAGGGGGTTTCTCCTCCTTGATCAGATTGTGACGAGGGAATTTTACCATCAGTGTTATGTTGCAATGCATGACTCCCAGCATCTGGGCTccgtaatttatctttaccaacTTCATCAGTTACACACTTCCCTGACGGAACCATCTGAAGTAAAGAATCTTTTATCAGTTAAAAGTATTTCAGCAAAACCCTCGCTACCATAAAATTAGCAAGCCCAAACATGAAAATGGCATTTGAAAAACATCTTATGTATACCAACACAATAATGCGTGCATAACTTAATAGGGATCGGATTATTCTGAAATGAACCATCTGAAGTGGAACAATCAGCCGTTAATACTGAATTGCTAATAAATTTAGAGAATAATAATCCTATCATATTGCATCAGCTGATGACTGCCATGTTTGattaagaatttcaaaattaacaaACCTTTGCGGAAAAATTAAGCATTTCAAaagcttcttttcttttcttttttttctttgtttatctTTTCCTGTTACGATTACGTTGAGCACGACAAGAAATGCTTCAAAACGCCAACCAAACAACTCCTAATTCAGGTAGTAATACAACTATGAAATTTAGGAGGTTaaattaagaaattttcgtcctatCCTTAACACTAAAGCTAAGAACCATCAAATAAACTGAAAAATCTCTCACTTTAAGAACGaaacttgaattttattttccaactattgaaaatttaattcaaaGAGTATGGCTTTCAAAACTCTGTCGCTCTTTTTCTTCGAGTTTCTAGGCAACCAAACAGAACAAACAAATTAAGAACCAGAATTTCCAGAATTACGCGGGAAAACGATAAAGGCAATTCAATTCACTCCAGAAAAAATAAATTaggta is part of the Gossypium hirsutum isolate 1008001.06 chromosome D11, Gossypium_hirsutum_v2.1, whole genome shotgun sequence genome and encodes:
- the LOC107912606 gene encoding WRKY transcription factor 1-like isoform X1 — translated: MVPSGKCVTDEVGKDKLRSPDAGSHALQHNTDGKIPSSQSDQGGETPLIKSEKDPLSQSEKLGNASSVITKQTPSLLPGMEGSSPVARERASQDGYNWRKYGQKLVKGNEFVRSYYKCTHPNCRAKKQLERSHDGKMIDTVYVGQHDHPKPLNLPLAVGFAVSVVEERPDKSLQIVVKDKSLHSQMPHQIEPRSGSQPLSSAVSEDVKGAASKSNRIQNVADSDDDHLVSKRRKKENSNADASPVEKPTNDSRMVIKTFSEVDIVNDGYRWRKYGQKLVKGNPNPRSYYRCSSPGCPVKKHVERASHDAKLVITTYEGQHDHDLPPTRSVTHNTTGVTVHSAAHSDESRTKVEESETVCLDMVVYSGSVAENKSSEQLNGELRTKSDFSGTVCVSLIDAPISGP
- the LOC107912606 gene encoding WRKY transcription factor 1-like (The RefSeq protein has 5 substitutions compared to this genomic sequence); the encoded protein is MVPSGECVTDEVGKDKLRSPDAGSHALQHNTDGKIPSSQSDQGGETPLIKSEKDPLSQSEELGNASSVITKETPSLLPGMEGSSPVARERASQDGYNWRKYGQKLVKGNEFVRSYYKCTHPNCRAKKQLERSHDGKMIDTVYVGQHDHPKPLNLPLAVGFAVSVVEERPDKSLQIVVKDKSLHSQMPHQIEPRSGSQPLSSAVSEDVKGAASKSNRIQNVADSDDDHLVSKRRKKENSNADASPVEKPTNDSRMVIKTFSEVDIVNDGYRWRKYGQKLVKGKPNPRSYYRCSSPGCPVKKHVERASHDAKLVITTYEGQHDHDLPPTRSVTHNTTGVTVHSAAHSDESRTKVEESETVCLDMGVYSGSVAENKSSEQLNGELRTKSDFSGTVCVSLIDAPISGP